Proteins from a genomic interval of Spea bombifrons isolate aSpeBom1 chromosome 4, aSpeBom1.2.pri, whole genome shotgun sequence:
- the PRR7 gene encoding proline-rich protein 7 has product MPFLDKEYLTLVPPSVNLQCMFGGSCPSVWQNKMVMSQGTYTFLSCFAGFWLIWGLIVLLCCLCSFFRRRMKRRREERLREQSLRSVQIEPLQYEEYVSSPRIPVSHRIRAQAQTQQPQPAAAQARPWSATRRNEPDLSQPPCYEEALLMAEPPPPYSEVLTDTRGIYRKILSPFLAVQDKVVKPEQPLSHKQHLSGPPHTQPLPGALSSQIPVSLPQEAQRARPPSWAGSDLGTGGLHRLPGGCQLIFPIPLLGRTTAV; this is encoded by the exons ATGCCATTCTTGGACAAAGAGTACTTGACCCTGGTGCCCCCATCTGTAAACCTGCAGTGCATGTTTGGGGGTTCCTGCCCCTCTGTGTGGCAAAATAAGATGGTTATGTCTCAGGGCACATACACGTTCCTCAGTTGTTTTGCTGGCTTTTGGCTAATCTGGGGGCTCATAGTACTTCTCTGCTGCCTCTGCAGTTTCTTTAGGCGTCGTATGAAGAGACGGCGTGAGGAAAGGTTAAGGGAGCAAAGTTTACGGTCTGTCCAAATAGAGCCTTTGCAGTATGAGGAGTATGTGAGCAGCCCTCGTATTCCTGTGTCGCATCGAATACGTGCACAAGCACAAACACAACAGCCACAACCAGCAGCAGCACAAGCACGGCCCTGGTCTGCCACACGCAGGAATG AGCCAGATCTTTCTCAGCCACCATGTTATGAAGAGGCGCTTCTAATGGCTGAACCACCACCACCCTATAGTGAGGTGCTCACTGACACACGTGGGATTTATCGAAAGATTCTCAGTCCTTTCCTTGCTGTCCAGGATAAAGTGGTCAAACCAGAGCAGCCCCTCAGCCATAAACAGCATCTGTCAGGACCACCACACACCCAACCACTTCCTGGAGCCCTGAGTTCCCAGATCCCAGTCAGCCTCCCACAGGAAGCACAGAGGGCAAGGCCACCATCTTGGGCTGGATCTGACCTGGGCACTGGGGGACTGCACAGACTGCCTGGAGGTTGTCAGCTCATCTTCCCAATTCCCCTGCTGGGCAGGACTACCGCTGTTTGA